From Gossypium raimondii isolate GPD5lz chromosome 11, ASM2569854v1, whole genome shotgun sequence:
atataattattcttatatgaatttactaaaatcataatatataatactataaaattatatataatctattttattatttttaaaccgcaatacatatttaatgtgctaaaatatcattagtgaaacaaataatttaattattctacaataaaaaatattagaagtaataaataacttgagaattatattttacataaacataatattcatatattaacaaaaggttacatgatttcattagtttatatgtcataatccatatgttataaaattttacaacatcaaaaagttagaacattgtaatgacataccatcccaaatattacaaacacaaaaagttactaaaatatcatcaacagaaccatgatttttaatggtcagcaagaaatcttctgacccattccaaccgCACAAaggaaggtaaactaaagaaaatgagcatTTGCGTTGGATGATCTGAAATTTTGCTCAATGCTCGATAGCGCTCATCCACAGTTAAACCTTCTATTTCACATAATGTTGGATATAAATTTACGGCTTTttcttggatgatctggaattcttctgacttttgttgaactaccacatcggaggcaatactcctactgatttgttcGCCAATGGCCCGCATGTTTTCcgccaataaagtggcagcatcatgaaatgaagaagaaatatgaTCACTTGCataagaattcttttttttttcttctttgaagatGTGAAACCCCCTTGGTTTCTATCTGGTTGTGGGTCTGTAActgaaacatccatgtcatccaaagagacATCAGCTTCGCATCCATAGAAATcgtttctttcttcatgaaTATTTATAGTAGCTAAATCCTCAACATTTATTTCCTCAATAATATCAGCGactgtttgagcatctttcccaaTGGCTCAATCTTTTGCGTAGATGGCAGTAAGTTGGTCGTAACAAGGGAAACTACGATGTCTGAATTGACCGGCTTCTTTATGACTCTATAAAAATGAGGAattcatattagttataagtttggtcaaaataagataataaagacttgaaataattcttacatttaAATATGAGTTCCACACCGCATCTTCAACAACAACGAGCTGCTTATGCtcatcccaaccaaaaccgctattgttttttccattaagcatgtcgtaCACGATTGACCAATCCCTTTTTAGTACCTTAATCCTCGATTCAATATTAGGTttagccttcaacattgcattggGTAAAgctttttctaacatttttccCAACTCGTTTAAATAACCAGCTTTGAATCCCGTATCAacattaaatgttccaacattgtgcaagtcaACCATACAAGAAACCAACACAGCATCTTCTTTTGGAACCCATTTCATTTTTGTTCCTCGAGaattttgggaagaaacatttgattttgaaaaacctgacataattatcttaagaaaaaaacaaattaaaattaagtttaatatcatgaatcaaaaggtcaacactttataaaattaaaattaagttcaatatcatgaatcaaaagctcaacactttataaaattataacacatgatgaatgaaaagaaattaaattataattcaacaagttaaTTATTGcagtttataataattaattttgatgaaaactattattagatttttaattagagataattatttaatatattgataataaattatttttgtataaaataaaagcacGTAATTATAAATTCTCAATCTCGTttaggaaattaaaattttagaatttcgGTCTATTAAATAACTAttctaagtaaaaataaaaaaagggttaatatatcacctcttaaaaatattttagaatttcgTCCATAAATTTAAACTTGTAAACAAAATCGATTCACAAATGAAGTAAAACGAAAAATGAAAGCGAGGTTATGAtataatttggtaaattaaaattagtcaATATCCAAACTTTACatgaattacaaaattaaacatgcattatttaataaattgaaaaacaaatacataaaaccaatccataacaattaaattaaaacttgaataataaatgaaaaataatagttaaaacagaaaaaacaataaactgtttaaaataataacatgaaaAAAGAAGCAACACaaccaatatttgtttttattcaatCATCAAATGAAACGAGAGTACAGTTCTTCCCTATCAATTAAAGCTCACAACTTTTTCTCCAAGTAAGTCTATGCAGCCCcgataaataattaacaatccCACAACTCACAATAGTCACTCAAAACTGATTTGCACTAACTATTACAACCACCTTACTCAACTAAACAAATAATCGAACaagaaatgaaacaaacaaGCTAGTCGAAACACTAGTTGCGCATATTATCAGCAGAAATCAACTCTTAAAACTTGATCAATATAGCTCATggtgaataaataaaaacagGGAAAGTTTAACATAAGTAGTCGATGCATGATATAAAAAACAGAACAAGGTGAGCAGATTCAGTAAGCGCAATGAACCACAACTCATaactaaattttcatattcattaacAAATCGACACTTTGTCCTATTGAATTTCTTCACAAACAAGGGAAACCCTTTCAAAAGCAAAGTAGTTCCAAACGAATGTGTATGATTAACAAACTCCCAGATTTGTTATACCTATGTTGTTCTGACTCATctctttttttgtgtgtgtgaatTGTCCATGTTTGCCATACATTAACTTAATATAGAAAAACATGAACTTAATACAGAAACCAAAACATGAACATTATAACACATTAAATCCTGACTTTCACCCAACTAATCAATCTTCTCTAAAGAAAAACATCAACTTAATACAGTAACCAAAACATGAACTCCATGTTAACATTAGGAAATTTCAAGAAATGCAAATAAAACATAACTCAACTAGTCGAAATCACAAGTCATTCGGAAAACAATAGAATCAGTCAAACATGCAATAGAATAAACAAGTAATAGAACCACCTTGAAAAACTTTTCATCTGTTCAATCGAACATGCAATAGAAACAGTCAAAGAAAAGCCCAATGAAAATCAtaagaaaagaatcaaaattagGAGAACAAAATATTCGGATATATTTTGGTgaataatataacaaatattgCAAATATGAGGAAAAGCAAAACTAACCTGTAAAGTAAACAAGGAAAGAGTGCGAGTTGCTAAAGAGTGATGGTAATGACCTGTCAGGCTGCTGTAGAGTTAGGagtagaaagaaaagaaaaaattatcttCCCTGCCCTAACCCAAGAAATCGGTTTTAAGCAAAGAGTGAAAAAACATTTTTCGTTCctgataaaatgaagaaaagaaacgtAGGAGAAGATAAAGCTAAGGGCAGAAATCGGTTTTAAGTTCCCAAATGTAAGAAGGAAAAATCAATGAAGAAAAGAAGTAAAAAGATTACCTCTGCAATCAACGGAAGGGAAACGCCGGAGAGGATGAAGCTTGATGAGGGCAGAAAAAGATTACCCCCATTCCCGCTATTGTTTGTCAATCGCTGCAAGAAGCGAAAGAATAGTAAAGCCCTAAACAAAATGACTATTCTTACCCAAGAACTGcaaaaaattgtgaaaaccTACATTTGGGGAGATGAAGATGAAGGTGAATCGATGCTTGATTTGGGGATATGAAATCTGGAGCAAAATTTTGGGGAGAAGAAAGCAGGCTATTTTGGTCTCAAAATGTGAAATCAATAAACGGTGAGGGAATAGCAAGGAATGGAATGGCTATTCAAAGCCACCACCCCTGAATACCTATTACAGCTGCTGAAGGAATAAGCAAGGAATGGAATAGGCAAGGAATCAGTAAACGGTGAACCAAACTGTGGAATAGGGGTGTAATTACTATAGCGCGTGGAATAGGCAAGGAATGGAATGGCTATTCAtgccaaccaaacatgctgttATTCTTGTCATATGTTAGGcttaaaagttacaaatttttttttacaatgatCGACAGATTACACACAAATTCCTACAATGTGTTGTTTGTTATAAAATTGTGattctatattattttatatcttattaaaaattgacaaattaaattttttcctaaaaatttaaattcaactaaaaatattacCCTCTCTCAAACCTTAGTTATCAAGGGATTGTGGTTTTAAAAGATGAGTTAATAAATTCGATATGTGGTCCAATCATATTTCAGTTTGGTTTCTAATTGCAATTTGTTGCAATATgctattatatttaaattaaattgataaaagatacaaaattttgaataaaatttttaaatgttttataattttatttattatataatacatCACACCAAATTTAGGAGTATTTGAATATAACAATTTTGAATTCATTATAAATATACAACACAGaataatcaaaatatcaaacaatttgaaaaataatataaataaataaaattgttaaaaccaatgtaaaatttctaatatgccagaaattttatcaaatatatggttatgattattgaaaaaaaatttaatatgaaaaaattaattataaaatacattacATGAAAAGAAATGAGTTATTATAATAGCGATCATTTTgttatgtatgttatttttcataaaagagTCTAAATGTAATAATTATCTCACATATCTTTTTATCCtta
This genomic window contains:
- the LOC105803981 gene encoding uncharacterized protein At2g29880-like, which produces MSGFSKSNVSSQNSRGTKMKWVPKEDAVLVSCMVDLHNVGTFNVDTGFKAGYLNELGKMLEKALPNAMLKAKPNIESRIKVLKRDWSIVYDMLNGKNNSGFGWDEHKQLVVVEDAVWNSYLNSHKEAGQFRHRSFPCYDQLTAIYAKD